One window of the Eucalyptus grandis isolate ANBG69807.140 chromosome 8, ASM1654582v1, whole genome shotgun sequence genome contains the following:
- the LOC120287566 gene encoding putative receptor-like protein kinase At3g47110, which produces MEPLNLSFLEFSSSCRLFFTCVVLLPCISQVFSANNMTDKLALLAFKATITEDPFGALNSWNHTTDHCQWHGVMCGHLHRRVTGLNLPSLKLSGSISPHIGNLSFLRTLMLKNNSFHHKIPQEVSHLHSLRFLLLSNNTLDGEIPRNLSSCARLTRLGLANNRLVGEIPIECFFLVKIQVLALGNNYLRGTIPSSIGNMSSLEKLGLSFNEVGGKIPQALGKLNKLQGLQLGENRLSGTIPPSIFNLSSMQLFEINGNQIGGIFRPI; this is translated from the coding sequence ATGGAGCCTCTCAACTTGTCTTTTCTTGAGTTCTCATCATCATGCCGTCTATTTTTCACTTGTGTAGTGCTTTTGCCATGCATTAGCCAAGTCTTTTCAGCTAACAATATGACCGACAAGCTCGCGTTGCTTGCATTCAAGGCCACAATAACTGAGGACCCTTTTGGTGCGCTCAATTCATGGAACCATACGACCGACCACTGTCAGTGGCATGGTGTCATGTGCGGTCACCTACACCGTAGAGTCACGGGACTCAACCTACCATCCTTGAAGCTTTCAGGATCCATCTCCCCTCACATTGGAAATTTGAGCTTCTTGAGAACCCTGATGCTCAAGAACAATAGTTTCCATCACAAAATCCCACAAGAAGTCAGCCATTTGCACAGTCTACGTTTCTTGCTATTATCAAACAACACATTGGACGGTGAAATCCCAAGAAACTTGTCGAGTTGCGCTCGCCTtacaaggctcggccttgctaaCAACCGGCTGGTTGGAGAAATTCCCATTGAGTGCTTTTTCTTAGTGAAGATTCAGGTTCTTGCGTTAGGTAACAACTATTTAAGGGGAACTATTCCTTCATCCATCGGAAACATGTCATCATTAGAGAAACTCGGTCTTAGTTTTAATGAGGTGGGTGGGAAGATACCCCAAGCTCTAGGAAAATTAAACAAACTCCAAGGGCTTCAATTAGGAGAAAATAGGTTGTCAGGCACAATTCCTCCATCTATCTTCAATCTTTCTTCCATGCAGCTATTCGAGATCAATGGAAACCAAATAGGAGGAATCTTCCGACCAATATAG
- the LOC104417146 gene encoding probable LRR receptor-like serine/threonine-protein kinase At3g47570 encodes MSNATNLRWLQTGQNKLSGKMPPLDRLNNLELLFVQSNYLGSGGYNDSTFFCSLTNATTLRSLDMQDNSFGGTLPECIGNFSITLLELWLGENLLFGTIPRTVGNLVNLGRLLLHHNRFSGTLPSILGNLHNLVVMKLSYNKFSGAIPPSLGNLVKLARLYLDHNNFHGYIPSRLSECRSLVELDLSSNNLNGTIPPKLIGLSSLSILLNLSRNHLTDVLPEEVGKLNLLTQLDVSRNMLDGDIPASLGSCVGLEVLKMQENSFRGFIPSSISMLRNVKEIDLSHNNLSGQIPEFFDAFHFLEILNLSYNNFEGTLPTIGIFNNVSSTFVSGNDKLCARMPEFHLPICSSKNSSRKLITKWKLTILIFFGVLGIALVLPLVYFCWLKKKKRTEPASNSKDDSSLSLSYGTLLKATNGFCSSNLIGVGGFGSVYKGVLEENGTVIAIKVLNLMLHSAVKSFITECEALRNVRHRNLLKVLTVCSSTDYRGNEFKALVYEFMVNGNLEDWLHPSPSPTNVDGNAQKLSLIRRINISIDVASALDYLHNHLQSPVIHCDLKPSNVLLDAEMIGHVGDFGLAKVVIESTDDTEARMSSTGVRGTVGYAAPEYGMESMASREGDVYSYGILLLEMFTGVSPTNEMFRENFNLHKFVKEALPKQHLEITDPLLLQEMGGYMGTGRGDAARECLEMVYRIGVACSVQARRERMNIAKVAAQLHFIKDKLHAAGFQG; translated from the exons ATGTCTAATGCAACCAATTTAAGATGGTTACAAACCGGTCAGAACAAACTCTCGGGGAAAATGCCTCCTTTGGACCGCTTAAACAATCTCGAACTATTGTTTGTCCAGTCCAATTATTTGGGGAGCGGAGGATACAATGATTCGACTTTCTTTTGCTCGTTGACTAACGCCACCACTCTACGGTCTTTGGACATGCAAGACAACAGCTTTGGCGGGACGTTGCCTGAGTGCATCGGTAATTTCTCCATTACTCTCTTAGAATTGTGGTTAGGCGAGAATCTACTGTTTGGCACTATTCCTAGAACGGTCGGAAATCTCGTCAACTTGGGAAGGCTTCTTTTGCACCACAACAGGTTTTCAGGTACCCTCCCCTCCATTTTGGGAAATCTTCATAACCTAGTGGTAATGAAATTATCTTATAACAAGTTTTCCGGAGCAATTCCGCCTTCATTAGGAAACCTAGTAAAACTAGCACGACTCTATCTTGATCACAATAACTTTCATGGCTACATTCCTTCACGTCTATCGGAGTGCCGAAGTTTGGTAGAACTTGATCTATCTAGTAACAACTTAAATGGAACCATACCTCCAAAACTCATAGGCCTCTCATCACTATCTATACTTCTAAACTTGTCTCGAAACCATCTCACCGATGTTCTACCTGAAGAAGTTGGGAAATTGAATCTTTTGACTCAACTGGATGTCTCTAGAAACATGCTAGACGGCGACATTCCAGCTAGTCTTGGCAGTTGTGTTGGATTGGAAGTGCTCAAAATGCAGGAGAATTCTTTTCGAGGCTTCATTCCTTCATCTATTAGTATGTTGAGGAATGTCAAGGAGATAGATCTTTCACACAACAATTTATCTGGTCAAATTCCAGAGTTTTTCGATGCATTTCACTTCTTGGAGATCCTAAATCTGTCATACAATAACTTTGAAGGCACATTACCGACTATAGGAATCTTTAATAATGTGAGCTCTACTTTTGTCTCTGGAAATGACAAGCTTTGTGCAAGAATGCCGGAATTTCATCTCCCGATATGTAGCTCTAAAAACTCAAGCCGAAAACTAATCACTAAGTGGAAGCTCaccatcttgatttttttcGGGGTTCTTGGAATAGCTCTCGTTCTTCCTCTTGTGTACTTTtgttggttgaagaagaagaaaagaacagaaccagcttcaaattccaaagatgattcatcATTGAGTCTATCTTATGGAACTCTCCTTAAAGCAACCAATGGGTTTTGTTCAAGTAACTTGATTGGGGTCGGTGGTTTTGGATCTGTTTACAAGGGAGTCCTCGAGGAGAATGGAACAGTCATTGCTATAAAGGTGCTTAATTTGATGCTTCACAGTGCGGTGAAGAGCTTCATAACCGAGTGCGAGGCTTTAAGAAATGTCCGACACCGTAATCTTTTGAAAGTCCTAACAGTATGCTCGAGCACTGATTACAGGGGCAATGAGTTTAAGGCCTTGGTTTATGAGTTCATGGTCAATGGCAACCTAGAAGATTGGCTACATCCAAGCCCATCGCCAACTAATGTAGATGGGAATGCGCAGAAATTGAGTCTCATCCGGAGGATAAATATTTCCATTGATGTTGCTTCAGCATTAGATTATCTCCATAACCACCTGCAAAGTCCTGTTATCCATTGTGATTTGAAGCCAAGCAACGTGTTGCTAGATGCTGAAATGATTGGACATGTTGGAGACTTTGGTTTGGCAAAGGTCGTGATTGAATCTACCGATGACACTGAAGCGAGAATGAGCTCTACTGGTGTAAGAGGAACTGTCGGCTATGCTGCTCCAG AATATGGAATGGAGAGCATGGCTTCAAGAGAGGGCGATGTTTATAGTTATGGCATTCTCTTGCTTGAGATGTTCACAGGCGTGAGTCCAACAAACGAAATGTTCAGAGAAAATTTTAACCTTCATAAGTTCGTCAAGGAAGCCTTGCCTAAACAACACCTAGAGATTACTGATCCTCTTCTACTTCAAGAAATGGGGGGCTATATGGGCACCGGCAGAGGTGATGCAGCTCGTGAATGTCTGGAGATGGTCTATAGAATCGGGGTTGCTTGCTCAGTCCAAGCACGCAGAGAGCGGATGAACATTGCGAAAGTCGCGGCTCAGTTACATTTTATCAAGGATAAACTTCATGCAGCTGGTTTCCAAGGATAG